Proteins encoded in a region of the Pelagicoccus sp. SDUM812003 genome:
- a CDS encoding methyl-accepting chemotaxis protein: MSSLSLAKKIGFTLATALVFFVVLAVVSWVAVSNLNNSFGEFSESVEEGDAAADKVSVALSMRSNIAEYLTSTDPSNVSDHQKMFSQLEKELDHAIDLAEENGQTRAAKALKEGQSLMSGYNKAFHNIVDLKAKEAQLLDEVVKPGAQEIKDLLKEMLAADQSRGDIAGAFAASGALQSMFEADTTINRVIVKYNDEDIAYAKKMVADLDKKIGTLKSDYEMNVDFDESLKDELKERVLARCLVVNASFAKGVDDLASTLKRIKEINENELLPVGPQFVKKIEVFRDTISDTQLALKEDARSLQASVNFWVIVISLVGLTVGICGGWFIVRGITRSIDKIVGRLEESARETLTASEQVSTNSDVLARDSSEQAASIEETSSSLEEVNAMTEKNAQNAENAKKLATEARVAAESGAESMKDMITAMQDIKESSDNIANIIKTIDEIAFQTNILALNAAVEAARAGESGAGFAVVADEVRSLAHRSAEAASITAEKIENSVQKSERGVAINQRVAENLKTIVAHTQKMDEIVGQISDASAEQNRGVALIQTSISQMDSVTQRNAAGAEETASSCRVLLEQSNSMQKTIEDLVAVVNGGGVAKRHHEQNVASHSSSQSFGPSKSSHRSPAPAPSSRGKSQPTSDESFVDLWDN; the protein is encoded by the coding sequence ATGAGTTCACTATCACTCGCAAAAAAAATCGGTTTCACCCTCGCGACCGCGCTCGTCTTTTTCGTCGTGCTGGCCGTGGTTTCCTGGGTCGCCGTATCCAACCTCAACAACTCGTTCGGGGAATTTTCCGAAAGTGTAGAGGAGGGAGATGCTGCCGCGGACAAGGTGTCGGTGGCGCTCTCCATGCGCTCCAACATCGCGGAGTATCTGACATCGACCGACCCGTCGAACGTCAGCGATCACCAGAAAATGTTCAGCCAGCTTGAGAAGGAGCTCGATCATGCGATCGATCTTGCTGAGGAAAACGGCCAGACCCGCGCCGCCAAGGCGTTGAAGGAAGGTCAGTCGTTGATGAGTGGATACAACAAGGCATTCCACAACATCGTTGACCTCAAGGCCAAGGAAGCTCAGCTGCTCGACGAAGTGGTCAAGCCTGGCGCTCAGGAGATAAAGGACCTGCTAAAGGAAATGCTGGCCGCCGATCAGAGCCGAGGCGACATCGCTGGGGCCTTCGCCGCATCCGGCGCTCTGCAAAGCATGTTTGAAGCGGATACGACCATCAATCGCGTCATCGTCAAGTACAACGACGAGGATATCGCCTACGCCAAGAAGATGGTCGCCGATCTGGACAAGAAGATTGGCACCCTGAAGAGTGACTACGAGATGAACGTCGACTTCGACGAAAGCCTCAAGGACGAGCTCAAGGAGCGCGTGCTGGCTCGTTGCTTGGTGGTGAACGCTTCCTTCGCCAAAGGTGTGGACGACCTCGCTTCCACTCTCAAGCGCATCAAGGAGATCAACGAGAACGAGCTGCTGCCCGTGGGCCCGCAGTTCGTGAAGAAGATCGAAGTTTTCCGAGACACCATATCAGATACGCAACTGGCCCTCAAGGAGGACGCTCGCTCGCTTCAGGCTTCGGTCAATTTCTGGGTCATCGTTATCAGCTTGGTCGGCCTCACGGTCGGCATCTGCGGCGGCTGGTTCATCGTTCGCGGCATCACTCGCAGCATCGACAAGATCGTCGGCCGCCTCGAGGAAAGCGCTCGCGAAACCCTGACCGCTTCCGAACAGGTTTCCACCAACAGTGACGTGCTCGCTCGAGACTCTTCCGAGCAGGCCGCTTCCATCGAAGAGACCAGCTCTTCCCTGGAGGAGGTCAACGCCATGACCGAGAAGAACGCTCAGAACGCGGAAAACGCCAAGAAGCTCGCCACCGAAGCCCGTGTCGCGGCCGAATCCGGCGCCGAGTCGATGAAGGACATGATCACTGCCATGCAGGACATCAAGGAGTCTTCCGACAATATCGCCAACATCATCAAGACCATCGACGAGATCGCCTTCCAGACCAACATCCTGGCCCTCAACGCCGCGGTGGAAGCCGCTCGAGCGGGCGAGTCGGGAGCTGGTTTCGCAGTGGTCGCTGACGAGGTTCGCAGCCTCGCTCACCGCAGCGCGGAAGCCGCTTCCATCACTGCCGAGAAGATCGAAAACTCCGTGCAGAAGTCCGAGCGCGGCGTGGCGATCAACCAGCGCGTGGCGGAAAACCTCAAGACCATCGTGGCCCACACCCAGAAGATGGACGAGATCGTGGGACAGATCTCCGACGCTTCCGCCGAACAGAATCGCGGCGTAGCCCTTATCCAGACCTCCATCTCCCAGATGGACAGCGTGACTCAGCGAAACGCTGCCGGAGCCGAAGAAACCGCTTCGTCCTGTCGCGTCTTGCTGGAGCAGTCCAACAGCATGCAGAAGACCATCGAGGACCTCGTCGCCGTGGTGAACGGAGGCGGAGTCGCCAAGCGTCATCACGAGCAGAATGTCGCTTCTCACAGCTCTTCGCAGAGTTTCGGTCCGTCCAAGTCGAGCCATCGTTCGCCGGCTCCTGCTCCGTCCTCGCGTGGAAAGAGCCAGCCGACTTCCGACGAGTCCTTCGTCGACCTTTGGGATAACTAA